The DNA segment CCGGGTCGCGCCGGATCGATTGCGAAGGCAATGGGACAAAGCCCATTCAACCATAGAGGCCGATGACTCATTCGATGTCGACACAGATCAGGAATGCCGCCCTGGCGCTCTCCTTCGTGGCTCTCGCGGGGTGCGTCGGGTCCGAGACTGCCGACGCGCAGGCCCGGCAGCCGGCGGTTGCGCAGCAGGCCGCCTCCAACAAGAAGAGCGACGCGGAGCTGCGGCGCACGCTCACGCCGCTCCAGTACAAGGTGACGCAGCGGGACGGTACCGAGCCGGCCTTCCGCAACGAGTACTGGGACAACAAGAAGCCGGGAATCTACGTGGACGTCGTTTCCGGTGAGCCGCTTTTCAGCTCGCTGGACAAGTACGACTCCGGGACCGGGTGGCCCAGCTTCACCCGGCCGCTGGTTGCCGCGAACATCGTCGAGCGCGAGGACCGGGGCTGGACCGGCGTGAGGACCGAGGTCCGCTCGCGCGGGGCGGATTCCCACCTGGGACACGTCTTCGACGACGGCCCGGCGCCGACCGGGCTGAGGTACTGCATCAACTCCGCCGCGCTGCGGTTCGTCCCGGTGGAGCGCGTGGCCGCGGAGGGGTACGGAAGTTACCTGCCGCGCTTCGGGAAGGCCCGAGCCGGGCGGTAAAGGGCGCCTGCAGTCTGCAAGACGGAGGTGGGCCGGAGAGGACGTGCGGGTGCAGTCGCTGAGGGCGCGGGGAACACTTCCCCGCGCCCTCGACTCGTATTCGCGCCACCGTTCTCCACGCCTGCGCAATCCCGCTGCACCCGATGGGGCGTCGGTGTCCCACCTCCTGGCAGTGGCCCGACTGGACCGGGCCAAGTGCGGCTGAGGGACGGGTGCAGTCCTACCCGGCTCGCATCGCGGACAGGGGATCCACGT comes from the Longimicrobiaceae bacterium genome and includes:
- the msrB gene encoding peptide-methionine (R)-S-oxide reductase MsrB — its product is MSTQIRNAALALSFVALAGCVGSETADAQARQPAVAQQAASNKKSDAELRRTLTPLQYKVTQRDGTEPAFRNEYWDNKKPGIYVDVVSGEPLFSSLDKYDSGTGWPSFTRPLVAANIVEREDRGWTGVRTEVRSRGADSHLGHVFDDGPAPTGLRYCINSAALRFVPVERVAAEGYGSYLPRFGKARAGR